One Brassica napus cultivar Da-Ae chromosome A5, Da-Ae, whole genome shotgun sequence DNA window includes the following coding sequences:
- the LOC106446893 gene encoding DNA replication licensing factor mcm6-like isoform X1 has product MRRGQVMEVDGEKAVVQGNWLYKFNVLNKLIFFWFQVFERTSEIDTVQFTELLKTHVSQEMLGRIFNGSRKTIDYGPPILPEAYLDISGIDGLMFLADVHETIPEGINLRGDINVCAKYSFLSPLLQLCWLQLWLKKPETQAGALTLDNGICCVHEFDKMDM; this is encoded by the exons ATGAGACGTGGTCAGGTCATGGAGGTTGATGGCGAGAAAGCTGTTGTCCAAGGCAATTGGCTGTACAAGTTCAATGTTCTCAataaacttattttcttttggtttcagGTTTTTGAAAGAACATCTGAAATTGACACCGTTCAATTCACTGAG TTACTGAAAACACATGTATCTCAAGAGATGCTTGGGCGCATTTTTAACGGCTCAAGAAAGACAATTGATTATGGCCCTCCTATTTTGCCTGAGGCATACCTTGATATTTCTG GAATAGATGGTCTCATGTTCCTTGCAGATGTGCATGAGACTATTCCTGAAGGCATTAATCTTAGAGGAGACATAAACGTCTGTGCTAAATACTCATTCCTAAG TCCTCTTCTGCAGCTGTGTTGGTTGCAACTGTGGCTAAAAAAACCTGAAACT CAGGCTGGTGCCTTAACGCTTGATAATGGAATATGTTGCGTTCATGAGTTTGACAAGATGGATATGTAA
- the LOC106446893 gene encoding DNA replication licensing factor mcm6-like isoform X2: MRRGQVMEVDGEKAVVQGNWLYKFNVLNKLIFFWFQVFERTSEIDTVQFTELLKTHVSQEMLGRIFNGSRKTIDYGPPILPEAYLDISGIDGLMFLADVHETIPEGINLRGDINVCAKYSFLSPLLQLCWLQLWLKKPETAGALTLDNGICCVHEFDKMDM; encoded by the exons ATGAGACGTGGTCAGGTCATGGAGGTTGATGGCGAGAAAGCTGTTGTCCAAGGCAATTGGCTGTACAAGTTCAATGTTCTCAataaacttattttcttttggtttcagGTTTTTGAAAGAACATCTGAAATTGACACCGTTCAATTCACTGAG TTACTGAAAACACATGTATCTCAAGAGATGCTTGGGCGCATTTTTAACGGCTCAAGAAAGACAATTGATTATGGCCCTCCTATTTTGCCTGAGGCATACCTTGATATTTCTG GAATAGATGGTCTCATGTTCCTTGCAGATGTGCATGAGACTATTCCTGAAGGCATTAATCTTAGAGGAGACATAAACGTCTGTGCTAAATACTCATTCCTAAG TCCTCTTCTGCAGCTGTGTTGGTTGCAACTGTGGCTAAAAAAACCTGAAACT GCTGGTGCCTTAACGCTTGATAATGGAATATGTTGCGTTCATGAGTTTGACAAGATGGATATGTAA
- the LOC106436120 gene encoding alpha-1,3-arabinosyltransferase XAT3-like produces MSEKDLLYNTILARSFSKNEQKRLGYGAFIASLFFVFTLCTFFKPYLSPLPIVESQLSVDVGLRMLRISETHKPKALSSSNYTTFQNNITSNTTNTQRLNDTSLPKNHSDSFNRTTPTLISKEQVISDGNKMEETVKCKKQSRTEVCELNGDVRVHGKSATILTAITSAFSGNTTWQMRPYARKRDPGAMNNVREWTVKLDKNAERLENANFSRCVTNHSVPAIVFSLGGYSMNNFHAFADIVVPLFTTARRFNGEVQFLVTNKNQAWINKFKEILRSLSNYDLIHIDDEDETHCFTTVIVGLKIHPEYFRELTIDSSFSEYSMSDFRRFLRDAYSLRNAAVDLRRRRPRIMILSRAGSRAFTNADEIASAAGETGFEVVVAEASTGLARFAETVNSCDVMLGVHGAGLTNMVFLPENAVVVQILPIGGFEWLAETDFGRPAKGMNLRYLEYKIAAEESSLVRKYGRDHEIVRDPSAVIKRGWMAFKSTYLVQNVTVDINRFKPVLGKAFELLQTQSM; encoded by the exons ATGTCAGAGAAGGATCTTCTTTACAATACAATACTTGCTCGTAGCTTTAGCAAAAACGAGCAGAAGAGACTTGGCTATGGAGCTTTCATCGCCTCTCTTTTCTTTGTCTTCACTCTTTGCACCTTCTTTAAACCTTACCTCAGCCCATTACCAATCG TGGAGTCGCAATTATCAGTGGACGTTGGTCTCAGGATGCTGAGAATATCAGAAACGCATAAACCGAAGGCGTTGAGTAGCAGCAACTATACAACGTTTCAAAACAACATTACATCAAATACAACAAATACGCAGAGGTTAAACGACACAAGCTTGCCCAAGAATCATTCTGATTCGTTTAACCGTACTACACCCACTTTAATCTCCAAAGAACAAGTTATTTCAG ACGGTAATAAAATGGAGGAAACGGTAAAATGTAAAAAGCAATCGAGAACAGAGGTATGCGAATTAAACGGCGACGTAAGAGTCCACGGTAAATCCGCGACGATTCTAACCGCGATCACGTCTGCGTTTTCGGGAAATACCACGTGGCAAATGAGACCTTACGCGAGAAAAAGAGACCCTGGGGCCATGAATAACGTTAGAGAATGGACGGTGAAATTGGATAAAAACGCAGAGCGACTAGAAAACGCTAATTTCTCGCGTTGCGTTACGAATCACAGCGTTCCGGCGATTGTTTTCTCTCTGGGAGGCTACTCGATGAACAACTTCCACGCTTTCGCCGACATCGTGGTTCCTCTTTTCACGACGGCGCGTAGGTTCAACGGAGAAGTTCAGTTCCTCGTGACGAACAAGAACCAGGCGTGGATCAACAAGTTCAAGGAGATACTGAGGAGTCTCTCGAACTACGATCTGATCCACATCGACGACGAAGACGAAACGCACTGTTTCACCACCGTCATCGTCGGCCTCAAGATCCATCCGGAGTACTTCAGAGAGCTGACGATCGATTCTTCGTTCTCCGAGTACTCCATGTCCGACTTCCGGAGGTTCCTAAGAGACGCGTACTCGTTGAGAAACGCCGCCGTGGATCTGCGGCGGCGGAGGCCACGGATCATGATTCTGTCGAGAGCCGGATCGCGAGCGTTTACGAACGCCGACGAGATCGCGAGCGCGGCGGGAGAAACCGGATTCGAGGTCGTGGTGGCGGAAGCGAGCACAGGCCTCGCGAGATTCGCGGAGACGGTGAACTCGTGCGACGTGATGCTCGGCGTTCACGGCGCGGGGCTTACGAACATGGTGTTCTTGCCGGAGAACGCGGTGGTGGTTCAGATTCTTCCGATCGGTGGATTCGAGTGGCTGGCGGAGACGGATTTCGGGAGGCCGGCGAAGGGGATGAATCTGAGGTATTTGGAGTACAAGATCGCGGCGGAGGAGAGCTCGCTCGTGCGGAAGTACGGACGCGATCACGAGATCGTTAGAGATCCGTCGGCGGTTATTAAACGCGGGTGGATGGCGTTCAAGTCGACCTATTTGGTACAGAACGTGACCGTTGATATAAACCGGTTCAAGCCGGTTCTTGGCAAAGCTTTTGAGTTACTGCAGACGCAGTCgatgtaa
- the LOC111216078 gene encoding defensin-like protein 229, with product MKFTTLIMVSFLLVFFILNDVNEVNAKVCIKSKNYDENCGWDGNKTCIRRFKKINKHPTSCECTHENPNVNSKSICKCKFPKSPC from the exons ATGAAGTTTACCACATTGATCATGGTTTCTTTTCTTCTCGTGTTCTTCATTCTCAACGATGTGAATG AGGTGAATGCGAAGGTGTGCATAAAATCAAAAAACTACGATGAGAACTGTGGCTGGGATGGAAACAAGACTTGCATAAGACgatttaagaaaattaacaaGCACCCTACTTCTTGCGAGTGTACCCATGAAAACCCTAACGTGAACAGCAAAAGTATCTGCAAATGTAAATTTCCAAAGTCTCCCTGCTAA
- the LOC106446893 gene encoding V-type proton ATPase subunit B 2-like isoform X3: MRRGQVMEVDGEKAVVQGNWLYKFNVLNKLIFFWFQVFERTSEIDTVQFTELLKTHVSQEMLGRIFNGSRKTIDYGPPILPEAYLDISDVHETIPEGINLRGDINVCAKYSFLSPLLQLCWLQLWLKKPETAGALTLDNGICCVHEFDKMDM, encoded by the exons ATGAGACGTGGTCAGGTCATGGAGGTTGATGGCGAGAAAGCTGTTGTCCAAGGCAATTGGCTGTACAAGTTCAATGTTCTCAataaacttattttcttttggtttcagGTTTTTGAAAGAACATCTGAAATTGACACCGTTCAATTCACTGAG TTACTGAAAACACATGTATCTCAAGAGATGCTTGGGCGCATTTTTAACGGCTCAAGAAAGACAATTGATTATGGCCCTCCTATTTTGCCTGAGGCATACCTTGATATTTCTG ATGTGCATGAGACTATTCCTGAAGGCATTAATCTTAGAGGAGACATAAACGTCTGTGCTAAATACTCATTCCTAAG TCCTCTTCTGCAGCTGTGTTGGTTGCAACTGTGGCTAAAAAAACCTGAAACT GCTGGTGCCTTAACGCTTGATAATGGAATATGTTGCGTTCATGAGTTTGACAAGATGGATATGTAA
- the LOC125608982 gene encoding preprotein translocase subunit SCY2, chloroplastic-like — protein sequence MISTFLYGICVLHLPVNLYSLWLLTPWRCVCKELNFKSREGSPITEVEPYIPFNINPAGMQPVLTTTYLLAFRSILASIVGSPFLLHVKEILNPESTVGAPPWVYYSVYAFLCFSSTSLTL from the exons ATGATCAGTACCTTCTTATATGGGATCTGCGTTCTCCATCTGCCAGTAAACCTATACAGTCTTTGGTTGCTCACTCCATGGAGGTGCGTTTGCAAGGAACTGAATTTTAAGAGCAGAGAAGGTTCTCCAATAACAGAGGTAGAGCCATACATACCTTTTAACATTAACCCAGCAGGGATGCAGCCTGTTCTTACAACCACTTACCTCTTGGCATTTCGCAGCATTCTTGCAAG cATTGTGGGTTCACCGTTCTTGTTACACGTGAAGGAGATATTAAACCCTGAAAGCACAGTTGGGGCACCGCCATGGGTTTACTACTCAGTCTATGCGTTTTTGTGTTTCTCTTCAACATCTTTGACATTGTGA
- the LOC106436118 gene encoding pre-mRNA-splicing factor SPF27 homolog, which produces MATNNGDVLMLEAAPEATKPWASAANAEVIDALPYIDDDYGNPLIKAEVDRLVEEEMRRSSKKPADFLKDLPPLPKFDFENCPVLGKEYERVRAGKPPVRIDFESRYKHELPPASKKNDDAAWKQYLHKTQRSLQQKMIELENLEMMSKQGPELWRQNNHRLEVFLTRMQRLAQEQNEEIEKVNRERKYHQQTTAYELNALSQEWRQLCVKNMEIQSACAVLETQIDLLKREASERGWNLEEKLESVKPLQSQ; this is translated from the exons ATGGCGACGAACAATGGAGACGTTTTGATGCTGGAGGCGGCGCCGGAGGCTACGAAACCCTGGGCGAGCGCGGCGAACGCAGAAGTTATCGATGCGCTTCCTTATATAGACGATGACTACGGCAATCCACTGATTAAGGCTGAGGTCGACCGCTTGGTGGAGGAAGAGATGCGTCGGAGCTCTAAGAAGCCTGCTGACTTCCTCAAGgatcttcctcctcttcccAAGTTCGATTTCGAG AACTGTCCAGTTCTAGGCAAAGAGTATGAGCGTGTTCGAGCCGGGAAGCCTCCAGTGCGGATCGATTTCGAGTCCCGGTATAAGCATGAATTGCCGCCTGCTAGTAAGAAAAATGATGATGCTGCTTGGAAGCAGTATCTTCACAAGACTCAACGTTCATTGCAACAGAAGATGATCGA GCTTGAAAATTTGGAAATGATGTCAAAACAAGGGCCTGAGCTTTGGAGACAGAACAACCATCGGCTAGAAGTATTCTTGACCAG AATGCAAAGACTAGCTCAGGAGCAGAACGAAGAGATTGAAAAAGTTAATCGTGAGAGAAAGTATCATCAG CAAACCACAGCGTACGAGCTAAACGCTCTATCTCAAGAATGGAGACAACTCTGTGTCAAGAACATGGAGATTCAGTCTGCGTGTGCTGTGCTTGAGACACAAATCGATTTGTTGAAAAGGGAAGCTTCTGAAAG GGGATGGAACTTAGAAGAGAAACTAGAGAGTGTCAAACCGCTTCAATCGCAGTGA
- the LOC125608981 gene encoding putative F-box/LRR-repeat protein At3g18150, which yields MSQRKMADHRKIEGAVDSISNLPDVILQHILCYIPTKLAISTSLLSRRWRHVWCDIPSLSLYVNTLTAASVNETLTRYTAPNQWRTHSHYTENIPYINLWIKCAMSHNVENLSLQIWNQYYEYKLPDFFCNSSSLSNSTSLLIQLFLSSAILSNESMAKILSGCPVLKKLKLYYCCKLKVLDLSKSLSLRTLEVNSVKVAGPTQIVAPNIHCLRLFNSQLSYPLPDVASLTEAELEICFVSMDSQFEADFLQVWVLEMLEKLQNADKLNFGRNFVQILSIAEIRGAHFPLLKVKAMTLDTKIFQYVIPGIERLLQR from the exons ATGTCGCAAAGGAAAATGGCCGACCACAGGAAAATCGAAGGAGCAGTAGACTCGATAAGCAATTTACCAGATGTGATCCTCCAACACATACTCTGCTATATTCCGACCAAATTAGCAATCAGTACTTCCCTCTTGTCTAGACGATGGAGGCATGTATGGTGCGATATACCTTCTCTCTCCTTATACGTGAATACACTGACTGCAGCTTCGGTAAACGAAACCCTAACTCGCTACACAGCTCCCAACCAGTGGCGGACCCA TTCACACTATACTGAGAATATACCCTACATCAACCTGTGGATCAAGTGCGCCATGTCACACAACGTTGAGAATCTGTCCCTCCAAATCTGGAATCAATATTATGAGTACAAGCTTCCAGATTTCTTCTGCAACAGTTCTTCTTTAAGCAACTCAACATCTCTGCTCATACAATTGTTCCTCTCGAGTGCAAT ACTCTCTAATGAATCCATGGCCAAGATTCTATCCGGTTGTCCGGTTCTCAAAAAGCTAAAGTTGTATTACTGCTGTAAACTAAAGGTTCTTGATCTCAGCAAATCCCTAAGCCTGAGAACGTTAGAAGTAAATAGCGTGAAGGTTGCGGGGCCGACGCAGATTGTGGCACCAAACATCCATTGTCTCAGATTGTTTAACTCTCAGTTATCATATCCTTTACCTGATGTCGCTTCTCTAACCGAAGCTGAGCTGGAAATTTGCTTTGTCTCAATGGACTCTCAGTTCGAGGCTGATTTTCTCCAAGTCTGGGTGCTAGAGATGCTAGAAAAGTTACAGAATGCAGATAAGCTTAATTTTGGGAGAAACTTTGTTCAG ATTTTATCAATTGCTGAGATTCGTGGTGCTCATTTCCCCTTACTCAAGGTCAAAGCAATGACTCTTGATACAAAGATCTTTCAGTATGTTATTCCTGGCATAGAAAGACTGTTACAAAGATAA
- the LOC106446893 gene encoding V-type proton ATPase subunit B 2-like isoform X4: protein MRRGQVMEVDGEKAVVQGNWLYKFNVLNKLIFFWFQVFERTSEIDTVQFTELLKTHVSQEMLGRIFNGSRKTIDYGPPILPEAYLDISDVHETIPEGINLRGDINVCAKYSFLSPLLQLCWLQLWLKKPETQAGALTLDNGICCVHEFDKMDM, encoded by the exons ATGAGACGTGGTCAGGTCATGGAGGTTGATGGCGAGAAAGCTGTTGTCCAAGGCAATTGGCTGTACAAGTTCAATGTTCTCAataaacttattttcttttggtttcagGTTTTTGAAAGAACATCTGAAATTGACACCGTTCAATTCACTGAG TTACTGAAAACACATGTATCTCAAGAGATGCTTGGGCGCATTTTTAACGGCTCAAGAAAGACAATTGATTATGGCCCTCCTATTTTGCCTGAGGCATACCTTGATATTTCTG ATGTGCATGAGACTATTCCTGAAGGCATTAATCTTAGAGGAGACATAAACGTCTGTGCTAAATACTCATTCCTAAG TCCTCTTCTGCAGCTGTGTTGGTTGCAACTGTGGCTAAAAAAACCTGAAACT CAGGCTGGTGCCTTAACGCTTGATAATGGAATATGTTGCGTTCATGAGTTTGACAAGATGGATATGTAA
- the LOC125608983 gene encoding putative F-box/LRR-repeat protein At3g18150 produces the protein MANDRRIKSAVDLISNLPDVILQHILCSIPIELAITTSLLSRRWRHVWREIPSLSFNADTLTAASVNETLTRYTAPNTKSFHLTITPYPENIPYIDRLIKFAVSHNVENLSLNFSSHYYVKLPDFFCNSSSVKQLNIDIGFSHMIVPEYCTVSWTSLQKLSLSCCGLSDESMASILSGCPVLENLTLHNCVELKVLDLSKSLRLRTLDVKCTMTDWGSRQIVAPHIHCLRLLSSQPSSPTLVNVDSLTEAKLEILFSVNRYFTFKADFFQTMVLKMLEKLQNAEKLTFGGNFIQILSLAEIRGVPFPMLKVKALALHTKISHYVIPGMERLLQNSPDLEKLTVRARNFNTLLVYSIILFFLYSIIHHQPLFLATIELKYIQQLILYIFSIVQEKHLDKYMEIKGFNLNTCWRSKDGASWNKCGVYAKSKHVTSLVELILKNTKKLDKVVVLLDELYLKFKIKDVVVPSLPGYKNVNVVLSTTKLMALEKW, from the exons ATGGCCAACGATAGAAGGATCAAATCAGCTGTAGACTTGATTAGCAATTTACCAGATGTGATCCTACAGCACATACTCTGCTCTATTCCGATCGAATTGGCCATCACAACATCCCTCTTGTCTAGACGTTGGAGGCATGTATGGCGCGAGATACCTTCTCTCTCCTTTAATGCCGATACACTGACCGCAGCTTCTGTAAACGAAACCCTGACTCGCTACACAGCTCCCAATACGAAGAGTTTTCACCTCACTATAACACCCTATCCTGAGAACATACCCTACATCGACAGGTTGATCAAGTTCGCCGTGTCACACAACGTTGAGAATCTGTCCCTCAATTTCTCTAGTCATTATTATGTAAAGCTTCCAGATTTCTTTTGCAACAGTTCTTCTGTCAAGCAACTCAACATTGATATAGGATTTTCTCATATGATTGTTCCCGAATATTGCACTGTGTCTTGGACATCCTTGCAGAAGTTATCCTTGAGTTGTTGTGGACTCTCTGATGAATCCATGGCTAGTATTCTATCCGGTTGTCCGGTCCTTGAAAACTTAACATTGCATAACTGTGTTGAGCTAAAGGTTCTTGATCTTAGCAAATCACTACGTCTGAGAACATTAGATGTAAAGTGTACCATGACGGATTGGGGGTCAAGGCAAATTGTGGCACCACACATCCACTGTCTCAGATTGTTAAGCTCTCAGCCATCATCACCTACTTTGGTTAATGTTGATTCTCTAACCGAAGCTAAACTGGAAATTCTCTTCTCAGTGAACCGTTACTTCACGTTCAAGGCCGATTTTTTTCAAACCATGGTGCTAAAGATGCTAGAAAAGTTACAGAACGCAGAGAAGCTTACGTTTGGGGGAAACTTTATTCag ATTTTATCTCTTGCTGAGATTCGTGGTGTTCCTTTCCCGATGCTCAAGGTCAAAGCATTGGCTCTTCATACAAAGATCTCTCACTATGTTATTCCTGGTATGGAAAGACTGTTACAAAACTCTCCTGATTTAGAGAAGCTAACAGTACGTGCAAGGAATTTCAACACCTTACTGGTATAttcaattattcttttttttttatattcaattaTTCATCATCAACCTCTTTTTCTAGCTACTATCGAGTTGAAATATATCCAACAactgattttgtatattttttctattgTACAGGAGAAGCATCTTGACAAATACATGGAAATAAAAGGCTTTAATCTGAACACATGCTGGAGATCAAAAGATGGAGCCTCTTGGAACAAGTGTGGTGTGTATGCAAAATCAAAGCATGTGACTTCATTAGTGGAACttattcttaaaaatacaaagaaactAGACAAGGTGGTGGTCCTGTTGGATGAACTTTACcttaagtttaaaattaaagaCGTTGTGGTTCCATCACTTCCTGGCTACAAAAATGTCAACGTTGTGCTCTCCACTACCAAGTTGATGGCATTAGAGAAGTGGTGA